From a single Pseudorasbora parva isolate DD20220531a chromosome 17, ASM2467924v1, whole genome shotgun sequence genomic region:
- the c17h10orf71 gene encoding cardiac-enriched FHL2-interacting protein, whose translation MSSLEKRHTGQRGSMQGHHKYSDGFSDTSSSGSFMDDTDREVSNLTDRAFRSLCIGEEAIYNDSEFLSSPSERHKAFAEETQQKTISQETFSYGVQQYGETEAQSQMASTFQHSYTDVTHQEQAFREGDLSYMNNGSKEVTWQQSRSASRVSSLIKAFSSGECYNDSGTCDVILARDRYRDFGSESWDRSAMLSIQRELSEFSGYHQNFKSGPFQSYRNHFYASDVAVAVAQMDTTVLMKSSKRKTLNTNCFFHSEFSPFQLWEEYNRFPFESRNVSGFMSASEFPRWYDSPMYKELKDNNRIPNSPCESRHFNQRQIQDVVASQRSKSTVVQKASAIEKRCESEMASNYPSWKKNNNFVRNKLPGNRPSTVSPTNERTCRPDSNLFSNNKVGHEVVVENTLPSSVTPFNISQLLTPVIHTRQETETSEILQFAHTPSVSDYSSQGETDPKLQSDAKHLRDSYKSKASSLLFNLKDNRKRVKSTYSPTKFKGLEITDRNKQTSKLEGRESRFSDIFVSQETAQENLIGTDAQASCHLIREPSAAPITPKDYTSDFGSYDNLTLASPQVQDGVANYKPFRGSSEGHSHSTDPLANTELSTHNLSAQSKSSLTSEGQLKDLNCTFSPARPEIANALPKAYLPTHSLPAQTSERYGQSDNMSQNDLKQRNNFGRKTFIEYNQNEVIKERCPWDHIGSGKETNGRLESRQFGGEIAALIEMDKQRKATAKQYSANDSYPVRKETYIQKVNEDIKLGRLAKEEEKEFREDTILPRKMSYSDKSVHDKQLKTFSKPTESYGIPRNLQNKTSLKEVYCGLQSFNVNNDLVKDVPEQTAFYNSMATQNTFDQRGHAPLQGQKGQKNEGLYSYQPYKYEPNKQWHMASTSEDRHTKEIVWTQKQSEMMEQTATKSYKMSNTLSSTLHINHNEFSTNNSAPNPDLQDEDSVVSINTSDQNNTTKQDDRFSINDILAIRDNEQARRIKDNTFVLAKSEHSQNKMKYDTADKLTISEPLIEQEQQGYKVQDVTSPSPGYIRKDFHNTNETNISTDRKDRIMSKDTDKVSTRGFSYKERSQSKQELLTSKLKAHAQKEISAIKEKGLAKQGILARNSTKTSVTINNNGQEGPAVKKEITADKLNHLFKDITYSSVTQNIEQIKTHTDHPKNGSSPSMEKQPLHFEDNQNTVSEKKGENVKYKPLAIERQNDKHLADDNEMKKETFTPDGGTTVADIKNKNDLPSRISEDKQIRMTSSPEDVHTNKEFAKQRHEISPSQLMSGHLTAAAHNPPAIHNEKQTIQHDEKENLYECKYTYSEKAITKPADQTKKELQVTSTETTKSNSSLNKTSFLELDRNTLRVEEPNVHHKGKINAIVEQSKNEPIKNSSEITASQLTSSSSDMKFKNGIPPAKRLMEPAKSELTSNLQTNTLSGDAEKLINRTYKHNSGDSSDSEAPSTENAGMSDASQRTRKTETLKPFNNEDGQALIIKNNTTKENYLAKQQNSTSQVNSVETTSANQMVESQVKPGTNNQSLTQIASAKAKESCQQKEHPQDDENTKTLLSFDKNDLPKSHQSMSRIKNNSEAVNNSQHKEKRTESPSPKQKEQGFPTPLEISHEKNKSTKESQEVNPRKSESKKAAEDKLEPNVFCQHKVMVDEGVTQKNNAQPVSTQNVESTSDISNITILTPSKEEPAEEPMIYSICVSRTTEAASDDEPMIFSICVSSNCLIDEQQNTGKQDEKSSVETERCVKNESFKNDKAEKEHDDVHRQTEVSSNIEEKEDKTGKCEPPATTDKPSVGRINTSYEDLLVKYGLPIRDHVHFTSKHIQDESGRKEKEETETHMSNKSMKHGINKTLASKEKSLDNTQKHPDDTRQAPIQQASITGQPLKEKESKIKQVQHDIPSITCSGNMAEKQQSTGNNIPKLVPSIKDATLILKECEQQAGDTYNIDPSRESRRKDTESKEKKVEEQVRNTEKTQSLRMIGNITDDVSNSRKSPKKTETVSLTTKQPAIMSESTRETKTEVVKAPVSNTSIAKDTVSNKLTESTIPGWTIPKKKPQIVQGDDKIFNHTDTFTPPKNKIDGRETFNLKVQKTTHETKQDDSIIAMKQEPVSNKEAQALQKNGKGDLGEKSAKEKLQVEFKMGNEITNRMKMVSKDGAATDVNNYKDKVSSIGEDVCTVVKQDQASFEVPKNNLEDIKVPTEEVSSNKEFMAGHKNQHEVIKRENLKGKKVTVVTDRVGEKEFIEQKKLPVKTLTAQNEPKTVDKMKGTSEKTPKHTYDDGKEITPPKKDGPSKSEKNSQGPVRKQEINVNDNKQPTLNSDKRMKEDPVLCLSGQNDGDLKGNENRSSLRGKKERNIEATETKQRQTEWTNTNQYQPGNSFVPETKGSASYEQENSQLSQQDTSKEDILSKSEATQRNKKGTIPEISAIADYARLKVISAEDDTKEHDIFPKLDFYNSYDQSVLRIHKDSFVNVPDAGKEFKSEIISREKGTNLKQTPARLNKQTDQETLSQKHNHLNPSLSTAQPKPLSLVASGSQDGAASMGSQPKALANHKESNTKPAFMEHPNRGENNKLYQPRNLQGANTVPLQGEGTISRSRQLTHDKTTEKGNISHSHKQESLFNLPSSSTVKLSDNQINMASPPGEEMEELQYYTVNALDTELKPKETSEPPPPSLKMSQNKDSENSEEEKREDSLFLQSLTDYSKVNATGPRSNSSSPAMGKPILFRVKDNTMRTSSVTKTVKPCFHRSFSDEFRIGSPKEQLSGSEKEDEIQHKQPANPPVLHEPAMAVHQPHKVTEMLHNNLSSAEFMEKLSKSHQRRSQLFDEEEINSVISTMSKDMENCTARLTDVADISLAFMPKNETYRDTHQRPASACYERPESSCYERPESACSDMRPLGKPPAVPPKSEKALRRAQRLTTRRMKKAETPKLPPENQEQLESKSIKDFASVPSSPSDTLSTHQEVQASPPLSQYDIQPNYTHPTHSIVAQPFPMTQRKLLQDPNSGQYFMVDVPLPVKTKTFYDPETGKYVQLNVRQRSQGALTQPASVEMLNAPYMLYRGFLPMATSSLQPLRSSSEMSTPAALTDEQDMLETGSELWRQNVYPQNAENSINTNERRTDIITMSELEDFAMEST comes from the coding sequence ATGAGCTCCCTGGAAAAGCGCCACACGGGCCAGCGGGGAAGCATGCAGGGCCACCACAAATACTCAGATGGCTTCAGTGACACATCCAGCAGCGGCAGCTTTATGGATGACACGGACAGGGAGGTGAGCAACCTCACCGACCGTGCCTTCAGGAGCCTGTGCATTGGAGAGGAGGCCATTTACAATGATTCAGAATTCCTCTCATCTCCAAGTGAACGACATAAGGCTTTTGCAGAGGAAACCCAGCAAAAGACAATCTCCCAGGAGACATTTTCATATGGGGTTCAGCAATATGGGGAGACAGAAGCACAGTCCCAGATGGCCTCAACATTCCAGCATTCCTACACGGATGTAACCCATCAGGAACAGGCATTTAGGGAGGGAGACTTGTCTTATATGAACAACGGCTCCAAGGAGGTGACGTGGCAGCAGAGCAGGAGCGCATCTAGAGTGTCATCTCTAATCAAAGCCTTTAGTTCAGGGGAGTGTTATAACGACAGCGGGACATGTGATGTAATTCTGGCAAGGGATAGGTATAGAGACTTTGGCAGTGAATCATGGGACAGATCAGCTATGCTAAGCATCCAGAGAGAACTCTCAGAGTTCTCAGGATATCATCAGAATTTTAAGTCAGGACCCTTTCAGTCTTACAGAAACCATTTTTACGCATCCGACGTGGCTGTCGCAGTGGCCCAGATGGATACAACAGTCCTGATGAAATCTTCAAAAAGAAAGACATTGAACACAAACTGTTTTTTCCATAGCGAATTCAGTCCCTTCCAGCTTTGGGAAGAGTACAACAGGTTCCCCTTTGAAAGTAGGAATGTGTCAGGGTTTATGTCAGCTAGCGAATTTCCAAGGTGGTACGATTCTCCCATGTACAAAGAGCTGAAAGACAACAACAGAATCCCGAACTCTCCGTGCGAAAGTCGACACTTTAATCAGAGGCAAATTCAGGACGTTGTGGCCAGCCAGCGCTCCAAGTCCACAGTCGTCCAGAAAGCCTCAGCAATTGAGAAGAGGTGCGAATCTGAGATGGCTTCCAACTATCCATCTTGGAAGAAAAACAATAACTTTGTAAGGAACAAACTTCCAGGCAACCGACCCTCCACAGTCTCACCTACTAATGAGAGAACATGTAGGCCGGATTCTAATTTGTTTAGCAATAACAAAGTTGGGCACGAGGTAGTTGTTGAGAACACACTGCCTAGCAGTGTGACACCGTTCAACATCAGTCAGCTCCTCACACCGGTTATTCACACAAGACAAGAAACAGAGACATCTGAGATCCTGCAGTTTGCACACACTCCTTCTGTTTCTGATTATTCTTCTCAGGGTGAAACTGACCCTAAACTTCAGAGTGATGCCAAACATCTGCGTGACAGCTACAAATCCAAAGCTTCGAGTTTGCTGTTCAACCTCAAAGACAACCGAAAAAGAGTCAAGAGTACATACAGTCCAACTAAATTCAAAGGTCTAGAAATAACAGATCGAAATAAGCAGACCTCAAAGCTGGAGGGTCGTGAATCCAGATTTTCGGATATTTTTGTATCCCAAGAAACGGCTCAGGAGAATTTGATTGGAACGGATGCACAGGCCTCATGTCATCTAATCCGAGAGCCCAGTGCAGCCCCTATCACCCCTAAAGATTATACCAGTGACTTTGGATCATATGATAATTTGACATTAGCTTCACCTCAAGTTCAGGACGGAGTCGCTAATTACAAACCGTTCCGTGGAAGTTCAGAAGGTCACTCTCACAGCACAGATCCGCTGGCTAACACAGAGCTCTCAACACACAATCTTTCAGCACAGAGCAAAAGCTCTCTGACTTCAGAAGGTCAATTAAAAGATCTCAACTGTACTTTTAGTCCTGCTAGGCCAGAAATAGCAAATGCGCTTCCAAAGGCTTACCTACCGACACATTCTCTGCCTGCTCAGACATCAGAGAGATATGGTCAGAGTGATAACATGAGTCAAAACGATCTAAAACAAAGAAATAACTTtggaagaaaaacatttattgaaTATAACCAAAATGAGGTTATTAAAGAAAGATGTCCTTGGGACCATATTGGTTCTGGCAAGGAAACAAACGGAAGATTGGAATCACGGCAATTTGGAGGAGAAATAGCAGCACTGATTGAGATGGACAAACAGAGGAAGGCCACCGCCAAGCAATACTCTGCCAACGACAGTTATCCTGTCCGAAAGGAAACATACATTCAGAAAGTCAATGAAGACATTAAACTCGGGCGACTTGCAAAGGAGGAAGAGAAAGAGTTCAGAGAAGACACTATTTTACCCAGGAAAATGTCTTACAGTGATAAATCTGTTCATGACAAACAATTAAAGACATTTTCAAAGCCTACTGAATCATATGGAATACCAAGAAATCTCCAGAATAAAACATCTCTAAAGGAAGTCTACTGTGGTTTACAAAGCTTCAATGTCAACAATGACCTTGTTAAAGATGTACCAGAACAAACTGCTTTTTATAACAGTATGGCAACTCAAAATACATTTGATCAGAGAGGTCATGCACCTTTACAAGGCCAAAAAGGTCAAAAGAATGAAGGATTGTACTCATATCAGCCATATAAGTATGAGCCTAACAAACAGTGGCACATGGCATCAACAAGTGAAGATAGGCACACTAAGGAAATTGTATGGACACAGAAACAATCAGAAATGATGGAACAAACTGCTACCAAGAGTTACAAAATGTCCAATACATTGTCAAGTACCCTACACATAAACCACAATGAGTTTTCCACCAATAATAGTGCACCAAATCCTGATTTGCAGGATGAAGATTCAGTCGTATCAATTAACACCTCCGATCAAAATAATACAACTAAACAAGACGACAGGTTCAGCATCAATGACATTCTCGCCATTAGAGATAATGAGCAAGCAAGGAGAATAAAGGATAATACATTTGTTTTGGCAAAATCAGAACActcacaaaataaaatgaaatatgatACAGCTGATAAACTAACCATTTCAGAGCCTTTAATAGAGCAAGAACAACAAGGATACAAAGTGCAGGATGTCACAAGTCCATCACCTGGCTATATAAGAAAGGATTTCCATAATACTAATGAAACAAATATAAGCACTGACAGAAAAGACAGAATAATGAGTAAAGATACGGACAAGGTCTCAACAAGAGGGTTTTCTTACAAGGAAAGAAGCCAAAGCAAACAAGAATTACTTACGTCAAAATTGAAAGCACATGCTCAAAAGGAAATATCTGCGATTAAAGAAAAGGGACTTGCCAAACAAGGCATTCTTGCAAGAAATTCAACAAAAACAAGTGTGACTATCAATAACAATGGCCAAGAAGGTCCCGCTGTTAAGAAGGAAATCACAGCAGACAAGCTGAATCACTTGTTTAAAGATATCACTTATTCCAGCGTAACCCAGAACATAGAACAGATTAAAACACACACTGATCATCCCAAGAATGGATCGTCACCATCAATGGAAAAACAACCTCTTCATTTTGAAGATAATCAGAACACAGTCTCAGAAAAGAAGGGTgagaatgtaaaatataaacctTTGGCTATAGAAAGGCAAAATGACAAACATCTAGCAGATGATAACGAGATGAAGAAAGAAACGTTTACTCCGGATGGAGGGACAACAGTGGcagacataaaaaataaaaacgaccTGCCATCCAGAATCTCAGAAGATAAACAAATACGTATGACAAGCTCACCAGAGGATGTACACACTAACAAGGAATTTGCAAAGCAGAGACATGAAATATCACCAAGTCAGCTGATGTCAGGCCATTTGACAGCCGCTGCCCATAATCCACCTGCAATCCataatgaaaaacaaacaattcAGCATGATGAGAAAGAAAATCTGTATGAATGCAAGTATACTTATTCTGAAAAAGCTATCACTAAACCAGCTGATCAAACTAAAAAAGAATTACAAGTTACAAGCACAGAGACTACAAAATCTAACAGCAGTTTGAATAAAACATCTTTCTTGGAATTGGACAGAAACACACTTCGAGTTGAGGAACCTAATGTACATCATAAAGGTAAGATTAATGCCATCGTGGAGCAGTCTAAAAATGAACCAATCAAAAATAGCTCTGAGATTACAGCTAGTCAACTGACATCCTCATCAAGTGACATGAAGTTTAAAAATGGAATTCCACCTGCTAAACGACTAATGGAACCTGCCAAATCAGAGCTCACCTCAAACCTACAAACCAACACATTGAGTGGAGATGCAGAGAAGCTTATAAATAGAACCTACAAACATAATTCTGGGGACAGTTCAGATTCAGAGGCACCATCAACTGAAAATGCGGGAATGAGTGATGCCTCACAAAGAACCAGGAAGACAGAAACACTAAAACCTTTTAATAATGAAGATGGACAAGCACTAATAATCAAAAACAATACAACAAAGGAAAATTACTTGGCTAAGCAACAAAACAGTACTTCACAAGTAAATTCAGTGGAAACTACCTCTGCAAACCAAATGGTAGAGAGTCAGGTAAAACCAGGAACAAATAATCAATCACTAACACAAATAGCATCAGCTAAAGCAAAAGAAAGCTGTCAGCAAAAAGAACACCCTCAAGATGATGAAAATACAAAGACTCTGCTTTCATTTGACAAGAATGATCTCCCTAAAAGCCATCAGAGTATGTCAAGAATAAAAAACAATTCAGAAGCAGTAAATAACAGTCAGCACAAAGAGAAAAGAACAGAAAGTCCAAGCCCAAAGCAAAAAGAACAAGGATTTCCTACACCATTAGAAATATCACATGAGAAAAACAAGTCAACAAAAGAGTCTCAAGAAGTAAATCCGCGCAAGTCCGAATCCAAAAAAGCAGCCGAAGACAAACTAGAACCAAATGTTTTTTGCCAGCATAAAGTAATGGTAGACGAGGGAGTAACTCAAAAGAACAATGCACAGCCTGTTTCAACGCAGAATGTAGAATCCACATCAGATATATCAAACATCACCATTCTCACACCTAGCAAAGAGGAGCCTGCAGAGGAACCCATGATTTACAGTATTTGTGTGTCAAGAACAACAGAAGCAGCATCAGATGATGAACCTATGATTTTCAGTATTTGTGTCTCAAGTAACTGTCTTATTGATGAGCAACAGAATACAGGAAAACAAGATGAGAAGAGTTCTGTTGAAACTGAGAGATGTGTGAAGAATGAAAGCTTTAAAAACGACAAAGCAGAAAAAGAGCATGATGATGTTCACAGACAGACTGAAGTGTCTTCAAACATTGAAGAAAAAGAGGACAAGACTGGAAAATGTGAACCGCCTGCAACTACAGATAAGCCAAGTGTCGGAAGAATCAATACATCATATGAGGACCTCTTAGTTAAATATGGGCTACCAATTAGAGATCATGTTCATTTCACATCAAAACATATACAGGATGAGAGtggaagaaaagaaaaggaGGAGACAGAAACTCACATGTCAAACAAATCAATGAAACATGGAATCAACAAAACTCTGGCATCCAAAGAGAAAAGCTTAgataacacacaaaaacatccAGATGACACAAGACAAGCCCCCATACAGCAGGCATCCATTACAGGTCAACCTTTAAAGGAGAAGGAGAGCAAAATCAAGCAAGTGCAACATGATATCCCTTCAATAACCTGTTCCGGCAACATGGCTGAAAAGCAACAGAGTACAGGAAACAATATACCAAAGCTTGTTCCTTCTATAAAAGATGCCACCCTAATACTAAAAGAATGTGAACAACAAGCTGGAGATACTTATAATATCGACCCATCAAGGGAAAGTAGGAGAAAAGATACTGAGTCAAAGGAAAAGAAAGTTGAAGAGCAAGTGAGAAACACTGAGAAAACGCAAAGTCTGAGGATGATAGGAAACATTACTGATGATGTATCTAATTCTAGAAAGTCCCCAAAGAAAACTGAGACTGTATCCCTGACCACTAAACAACCTGCAATAATGAGTGAATCAACAAGAGAAACAAAGACTGAAGTTGTAAAGGCACCTGTTTCTAATACCTCCATTGCAAAGGATACAGTCAGCAACAAACTcacagaaagtacaattcccgGATGGACGATACCTAAAAAGAAGCCTCAAATTGTGCAAGGTGATGACAAAATATTCAATCATACTGATACATTTACGCCGCCTAAGAATAAAATAGATGGAAGAGAGACATTTAACTtaaaagttcagaaaactacACATGAGACAAAGCAAGACGATTCTATAATCGCTATGAAACAAGAGCCTGTCTCAAACAAAGAAGCTCAAGCTCTGCAAAAGAATGGAAAGGGGGATTTGGGGGAGAAGAGTGCAAAAGAGAAGTTACAAGTTGAATTTAAAATGGGTAATGAAATTACTAACAGGATGAAGATGGTTTCAAAAGATGGCGCTGCCACAGATGTTAATAATTATAAGGATAAAGTTAGCAGTATTGGTGAGGATGTGTGTACTGTTGTAAAACAGGACCAGGCCTCTTTTGAAGTCCCAAAAAATAACTTGGAGGACATAAAAGTGCCTACAGAGGAAGTATCATCAAACAAAGAATTCATGGCAGGCCACAAAAATCAACATGAAGTGATAAAGAGGGAAAATCTGAAAGGAAAGAAAGTAACTGTCGTGACTGACCGTGTGGGTGAAAAAGAATTTATAGAGCAAAAGAAGTTACCAGTGAAGACCCTTACAGCCCAAAATGAACCCAAAACTGTGGATAAAATGAAAGGGACCAGTGAAAAGACACCCAAACATACATATGATGATGGTAAAGAAATCACACCCCCTAAGAAAGATGGTCCAAGTAAATCAGAAAAGAACAGTCAAGGACCAGTTCGTAAACAAGAGATAAATGTCAACGATAATAAACAACCAACACTGAACAGTGACAAAAGAATGAAAGAAGACCCTGTATTATGTCTGAGTGGACAAAATGATGGTGATTTGAAAGGTAATGAAAACAGAAGCAGTCTCAGagggaagaaagaaagaaatattgaAGCTACGGAGACAaaacagagacagactgaatgGACTAATACAAACCAGTATCAGCCTGGGAATAGTTTTGTCCCCGAAACAAAAGGAAGTGCAAGTTATGAACAAGAGAATTCTCAGTTAAGTCAACAGGACACAAGTAAAGAAGATATATTATCCAAATCAGAGGCTACACAGAGGAACAAGAAGGGGACTATACCAGAAATATCAGCTATCGCAGACTATGCTAGATTGAAAGTTATATCTGCTGAAGATGATACAAAAGAGCATGATATATTCCCCAAATTGGATTTCTACAACAGTTATGATCAGTCAGTTTTAAGAATTCATAAAGATTCATTTGTAAATGTGCCAGATGCAGGGAAAGAGTTTAAAAGTGAGATCATTTCAAGGGAGAAAGGTACAAATCTCAAGCAAACACCAGCGCGAttgaacaaacaaacagatcAAGAGACCTTatctcaaaaacacaatcactTGAATCCCAGCTTGAGTACAGCGCAACCAAAACCTTTATCACTGGTAGCTTCAGGTTCACAAGATGGAGCCGCATCAATGGGCAGCCAACCGAAGGCTCTAGCAAATCACAAGGAATCAAACACTAAACCAGCTTTCATGGAGCATCCAAATAGAggagaaaataataaattgtatCAACCCAGGAATCTCCAAGGTGCAAATACTGTACCACTGCAAGGTGAAGGTACAATAAGCAGATCAAGACAACTGACTCATGACAAAACAACTGAAAAGGGCAATATTTCTCATTCTCATAAACAAGAATCCCTTTTCAACTTGCCTTCATCTAGCACTGTAAAACTTTCAGACAACCAAATAAATATGGCATCACCACCTGGAGAAGAAATGGAAGAACTACAATACTACACAGTAAATGCTCTTGATACTGAACTAAAACCAAAGGAAACAAGTGAACCACCTCCGCCAAGTCTCAAAATGTCTCAAAACAAAGACTCAGAAAATTCAGAGGAAGAGAAAAGGGAAGATAGCTTGTTTTTGCAGAGTCTAACAGACTATAGTAAAGTTAATGCAACAGGACCACGATccaactcttcttctccagcGATGGGGAAACCAATCCTGTTCAGAGTGAAGGATAATACCATGAGAACTTCTTCTGTGACCAAAACCGTCAAGCCATGCTTTCACAGGTCATTCTCTGATGAATTTAGGATTGGCTCACCAAAGGAACAGTTGAGTGGTTCAGAGAAAGAAGATGAAATTCAACACAAACAGCCTGCTAATCCTCCAGTCTTACATGAACCAGCTATGGCTGTCCATCAGCCCCATAAAGTAACAGAGATGCTCCACAACAACTTGTCCTCAGCAGAATTTATGGAAAAACTATCAAAGAGCCATCAGAGAAGAAGCCAACTTTTTGATGAAGAAGAAATTAATTCTGTCATCAGCACAATGTCAAAGGATATGGAGAACTGTACAGCGAGACTTACAGATGTGGCTGACATAAGTTTGGCCTTCATGCCCAAGAATGAAACCTACAGAGACACCCACCAAAGGCCTGCATCTGCCTGCTATGAACGACCAGAGTCATCCTGCTATGAAAGGCCAGAATCAGCCTGTAGTGATATGAGGCCACTGGGTAAACCTCCAGCGGTGCCCCCCAAATCTGAAAAAGCTCTTCGACGAGCACAAAGACTTACAACGAGGCGTATGAAAAAGGCAGAGACCCCCAAGCTGCCACCTGAAAACCAAGAACAGCTAGAGTCCAAATCAATCAAAGATTTCGCCAGCGTACCCTCTTCACCTTCGGACACACTGTCAACACATCAAGAGGTACAAGCCTCTCCTCCTCTTTCACAGTATGATATCCAGCCAAATTACACCCACCCAACACACAGTATAGTTGCCCAACCTTTCCCCATGACACAGAGAAAGCTTTTGCAAGACCCAAACTCAGGGCAGTACTTTATGGTGGACGTACCATTACCGGTTAAGACAAAGACATTTTATGACCCAGAAACTGGTAAATACGTCCAGCTGAATGTCCGTCAGAGGTCTCAGGGTGCTCTAACGCAGCCAGCATCAGTGGAGATGTTAAACGCTCCCTACATGCTGTATCGTGGGTTTCTGCCAATGGCTACATCTTCATTACAACCCTTGAGGTCATCGTCTGAAATGTCAACACCGGCTGCCTTAACAGACGAACAGGATATGCTTGAGACAGGTAGCGAACTGTGGAGACAGAATGTTTATCCGCAGAATGCGGAAAACAGCATTAACACCAATGAAAGACGCACAGACATTATAACTATGAGTGAATTAGAGGACTTTGCAATGGAGAGCACATGA